Proteins encoded in a region of the Phalacrocorax carbo chromosome 15, bPhaCar2.1, whole genome shotgun sequence genome:
- the TRPV4 gene encoding transient receptor potential cation channel subfamily V member 4 isoform X1 — protein sequence MADAEDPSRTIGGDAGEAPGDDGSLQNDSFPLSSLANLFENEDTPSPAEVARGPPGAGDGKQNLRMKFHGAFRKGAPKPMELLEATIYESAVVPAPKKAPMDSLFDYGTYRHHPSENKRWRRRVAEKQAPGAKGPAPNPPPVLKVFNRPILFDIVSRGSPGGLDGLLSFLLTHKKRLTDEEFREPSTGKTCLPKALLNLSGGRNDTIPVLLDIAEKTGNMREFINSPFRDVYYRGQTALHIAIERRCKHYVELLVEKGADVHAQARGRFFQPKDEGGYFYFGELPLSLAACTNQPHIVHYLTENGHKQADLRRQDSRGNTVLHALVAIADNTRENTKFVTKMYDLLLVKCAKLFPDTNLEALLNNDGLSPLMMAAKTGKIGIFQHIIRREIADEDARHLSRKFKDWAYGPVYSSLYDLSSLDTCGEEVSVLEILVYNSKIENRHEMLAVEPINELLRDKWRKFGAVSFYISVISYLCAMVIFTLVAYYRPMEGPPPYPYTTTVDYLRLAGEIITLLTGILFFFTNIKDLFMKKCPGVNSFFIDGSFQLLYFIYSVLVIITAGLYLGGIEAYLAVMVFALVLGWMNALYFTRGLKLTGTYSIMIQKILFKDLFRFLLVYLLFMIGYASALVSLLNPCPSSESCSEEQSNCTVPAYPSCRDSQTFSTFLLDLFKLTIGMGDLEMLESAKYPGVFIILLVTYIILTFVLLLNMLIALMGETVGQVSKESKHIWKLQWATTILDIERSFPVFLRRAFRSGEMVTVGKGTDGTPDRRWCFRVDEVNWSHWNQNLGIISEDPGKSDTYQYYGFSHTVGRLRRDRWSTVVPRVVELNKSCQPEEVVVPLGAVGRAEAQERRHGQASSSLL from the exons ATGGCAGATGCTGAAGACCCCTCACGCACCATCGGTGGCGATGCTGGGGAGGCCCCTGGGGATGATGGGTCCCTCCAGAATGACTCCTTCCCGCTCTCCTCACTGGCCAACCTGTTTGAGAACGAGGACACCCCATCCCCTGCTGAGGTGGCTCGGGGCCCCCCTGGTGCTGGGGACGGAAAGCAAAACCTCCGCATGAAATTCCATGGGGCCTTCCGGAAAGGTGCCCCGAAGCccatggagctgctggaggccaCCATCTATGAGTCGGCTGTGGTCCCCGCACCCAAGAAAGCCCCCATGGATTCCCTCTTCGATTACGGCACCTACCGCCACCACCCCAGCGAGAACAAGCGCTGGCGCAGGAGGGTCGCAGA GAAGCAGGCGCCGGGTGCAAAGGGGCCGGCTCCCAACCCGCCCCCCGTCCTCAAGGTCTTCAACAGACCCATCCTCTTCGACATCGTTTCCCGGGGGTCCCCGGGTGGCCTGGACGggctcctctccttcctcctcacccaCAAGAAGCGCCTGACGGATGAGGAGTTTCGAG agcCCTCCACGGGGAAAACCTGCCTGCCCAAGGCGCTGCTCAACCTGAGTGGGGGCAGGAACGACACCATTCCCGTCCTCCTTGACATTGCCGAGAAGACGGGCAACATGCGGGAATTCATCAACTCGCCCTTCAGGGATGTCTACTACCGAG GTCAGACAGCCCTGCACATCGCCATTGAGCGCCGCTGCAAGCACTACGTGGAGCTGTTGGTGGAGAAGGGAGCAGATGTGCATGCCCAGGCCCGCGGCCGCTTCTTCCAGCCCAAAGATGAGGGTGGCTACTTCTACTTCG GCGAGCTGCCCCTCTCGCTGGCTGCGTGCACCAACCAGCCCCACATCGTGCACTACCTGACGGAGAACGGGCACAAGCAGGCGGACCTGCGGCGCCAGGACTCCCGCGGCAACACCGTGCTGCACGCCCTGGTTGCCATCGCCGACAACACCCGGGAGAACACCAAGTTCGTCACCAAGATGTACGACCTGCTCCTCGTCAAGTGCGCCAAGCTCTTCCCCGACACCAACCTGGAAGCGCTGCTCAACAATGACGGCCTCTCCCCCCTCATGATGGCTGCCAAGACTGGCAAGATCGGG ATCTTCCAGCACATCATCCGGAGGGAGATTGCAGATGAGGATGCCCGGCACCTCTCGCGGAAGTTCAAGGACTGGGCGTACGGCCCCGTCTACTCCTCACTCTATGATCTCTCCTCGCTGGACACCTGTGGGGAGGAGGTGTCTGTGCTGGAGATCCTCGTCTACAACAGCAAGATTGAG AACCGCCATGAGATGTTGGCCGTGGAGCCCATCAACGAGCTGCTGCGTGACAAGTGGCGCAAGTTCGGAGCCGTCTCCTTCTACATCAGCGTGATATCCTACCTCTGCGCCATGGTCATCTTCACCCTCGTTGCTTACTACCGCCCCATGGAAGGCCCC cccccctaCCCGTACACCACCACCGTCGACTACCTGCGCCTGGCCGGGGAGATCATCACACTTCTCACCGGCATCCTCTTCTTCTTCACAAAC aTCAAAGATCTGTTCATGAAGAAGTGCCCAGGTGTCAACTCCTTCTTCATAGATGGCTCCTTCCAGCTGCTCTA CTTCATCTACTCGGTGCTGGTGATCATCACAGCGGGGCTGTACCTGGGTGGCATCGAGGCGTACCTGGCCGTCATGGTCTTTGCACTGGTCCTGGGCTGGATGAATGCGCTGTACTTTACCCGCGGGCTCAAGCTGACGGGGACCTACAGCATCATGATCCAGAAG ATCCTCTTCAAAGACCTTTTCCGCTTCCTCCTGGTCTACTTGCTCTTCATGATCGGCTATGCGTCAG CTCTGGTGTCCCTCCTCAACCCATGTCCCAGCAGCGAGTCCTGCAGTGAGGAGCAGTCCAACTGCACGGTACCCGCCTACCCCTCCTGCCGGGACAGCCAGACCTTCAGCACCTTCCTGCTCGACCTCTTCAAGCTCACCATCGGCATGGGCGACCTGGAGATGCTCGAGAGCGCCAAGTACCCCGGCGTCTTCATCATCCTCCTTGTCACCTACATCATCCTCACCTTTGTGCTCCTCCTCAACATGCTCATTGCTCTCATGGGTGAGACCGTGGGCCAAGTCTCCAAGGAGAGCAAGCACATCTGGAAGCTGCAG TGGGCCACCACCATCCTGGACATCGAACGCTCCTTCCCTGTCTTCCTGCGGAGAGCCTTCCGCTCGGGGGAGATGGTCACTGTGGGGAAGGGCACTGATGGGACGCCCGACCGCCGCTGGTGCTTCAG GGTGGATGAGGTGAACTGGTCCCACTGGAACCAGAATTTGGGCATCATCAGTGAGGACCCTGGCAAGAGCGACACGTACCAGTACTATGGCTTCTCCCACACAGTGGGCCGGCTGCGGAGAG ATCGCTGGTCGACGGTGGTGCCACGCGTGGTGGAGCTCAACAAGAGCTGCCAGccggaggaggtggtggtgccACTGGGGGCCGTGGGGAGAGCGGAGGCGCAGGAGCGGCGGCACGGCCAGGCCTCGAGCTCCCTGCTCTAG
- the TRPV4 gene encoding transient receptor potential cation channel subfamily V member 4 isoform X2, with the protein MADAEDPSRTIGGDAGEAPGDDGSLQNDSFPLSSLANLFENEDTPSPAEVARGPPGAGDGKQNLRMKFHGAFRKGAPKPMELLEATIYESAVVPAPKKAPMDSLFDYGTYRHHPSENKRWRRRVAEKQAPGAKGPAPNPPPVLKVFNRPILFDIVSRGSPGGLDGLLSFLLTHKKRLTDEEFREPSTGKTCLPKALLNLSGGRNDTIPVLLDIAEKTGNMREFINSPFRDVYYRGELPLSLAACTNQPHIVHYLTENGHKQADLRRQDSRGNTVLHALVAIADNTRENTKFVTKMYDLLLVKCAKLFPDTNLEALLNNDGLSPLMMAAKTGKIGIFQHIIRREIADEDARHLSRKFKDWAYGPVYSSLYDLSSLDTCGEEVSVLEILVYNSKIENRHEMLAVEPINELLRDKWRKFGAVSFYISVISYLCAMVIFTLVAYYRPMEGPPPYPYTTTVDYLRLAGEIITLLTGILFFFTNIKDLFMKKCPGVNSFFIDGSFQLLYFIYSVLVIITAGLYLGGIEAYLAVMVFALVLGWMNALYFTRGLKLTGTYSIMIQKILFKDLFRFLLVYLLFMIGYASALVSLLNPCPSSESCSEEQSNCTVPAYPSCRDSQTFSTFLLDLFKLTIGMGDLEMLESAKYPGVFIILLVTYIILTFVLLLNMLIALMGETVGQVSKESKHIWKLQWATTILDIERSFPVFLRRAFRSGEMVTVGKGTDGTPDRRWCFRVDEVNWSHWNQNLGIISEDPGKSDTYQYYGFSHTVGRLRRDRWSTVVPRVVELNKSCQPEEVVVPLGAVGRAEAQERRHGQASSSLL; encoded by the exons ATGGCAGATGCTGAAGACCCCTCACGCACCATCGGTGGCGATGCTGGGGAGGCCCCTGGGGATGATGGGTCCCTCCAGAATGACTCCTTCCCGCTCTCCTCACTGGCCAACCTGTTTGAGAACGAGGACACCCCATCCCCTGCTGAGGTGGCTCGGGGCCCCCCTGGTGCTGGGGACGGAAAGCAAAACCTCCGCATGAAATTCCATGGGGCCTTCCGGAAAGGTGCCCCGAAGCccatggagctgctggaggccaCCATCTATGAGTCGGCTGTGGTCCCCGCACCCAAGAAAGCCCCCATGGATTCCCTCTTCGATTACGGCACCTACCGCCACCACCCCAGCGAGAACAAGCGCTGGCGCAGGAGGGTCGCAGA GAAGCAGGCGCCGGGTGCAAAGGGGCCGGCTCCCAACCCGCCCCCCGTCCTCAAGGTCTTCAACAGACCCATCCTCTTCGACATCGTTTCCCGGGGGTCCCCGGGTGGCCTGGACGggctcctctccttcctcctcacccaCAAGAAGCGCCTGACGGATGAGGAGTTTCGAG agcCCTCCACGGGGAAAACCTGCCTGCCCAAGGCGCTGCTCAACCTGAGTGGGGGCAGGAACGACACCATTCCCGTCCTCCTTGACATTGCCGAGAAGACGGGCAACATGCGGGAATTCATCAACTCGCCCTTCAGGGATGTCTACTACCGAG GCGAGCTGCCCCTCTCGCTGGCTGCGTGCACCAACCAGCCCCACATCGTGCACTACCTGACGGAGAACGGGCACAAGCAGGCGGACCTGCGGCGCCAGGACTCCCGCGGCAACACCGTGCTGCACGCCCTGGTTGCCATCGCCGACAACACCCGGGAGAACACCAAGTTCGTCACCAAGATGTACGACCTGCTCCTCGTCAAGTGCGCCAAGCTCTTCCCCGACACCAACCTGGAAGCGCTGCTCAACAATGACGGCCTCTCCCCCCTCATGATGGCTGCCAAGACTGGCAAGATCGGG ATCTTCCAGCACATCATCCGGAGGGAGATTGCAGATGAGGATGCCCGGCACCTCTCGCGGAAGTTCAAGGACTGGGCGTACGGCCCCGTCTACTCCTCACTCTATGATCTCTCCTCGCTGGACACCTGTGGGGAGGAGGTGTCTGTGCTGGAGATCCTCGTCTACAACAGCAAGATTGAG AACCGCCATGAGATGTTGGCCGTGGAGCCCATCAACGAGCTGCTGCGTGACAAGTGGCGCAAGTTCGGAGCCGTCTCCTTCTACATCAGCGTGATATCCTACCTCTGCGCCATGGTCATCTTCACCCTCGTTGCTTACTACCGCCCCATGGAAGGCCCC cccccctaCCCGTACACCACCACCGTCGACTACCTGCGCCTGGCCGGGGAGATCATCACACTTCTCACCGGCATCCTCTTCTTCTTCACAAAC aTCAAAGATCTGTTCATGAAGAAGTGCCCAGGTGTCAACTCCTTCTTCATAGATGGCTCCTTCCAGCTGCTCTA CTTCATCTACTCGGTGCTGGTGATCATCACAGCGGGGCTGTACCTGGGTGGCATCGAGGCGTACCTGGCCGTCATGGTCTTTGCACTGGTCCTGGGCTGGATGAATGCGCTGTACTTTACCCGCGGGCTCAAGCTGACGGGGACCTACAGCATCATGATCCAGAAG ATCCTCTTCAAAGACCTTTTCCGCTTCCTCCTGGTCTACTTGCTCTTCATGATCGGCTATGCGTCAG CTCTGGTGTCCCTCCTCAACCCATGTCCCAGCAGCGAGTCCTGCAGTGAGGAGCAGTCCAACTGCACGGTACCCGCCTACCCCTCCTGCCGGGACAGCCAGACCTTCAGCACCTTCCTGCTCGACCTCTTCAAGCTCACCATCGGCATGGGCGACCTGGAGATGCTCGAGAGCGCCAAGTACCCCGGCGTCTTCATCATCCTCCTTGTCACCTACATCATCCTCACCTTTGTGCTCCTCCTCAACATGCTCATTGCTCTCATGGGTGAGACCGTGGGCCAAGTCTCCAAGGAGAGCAAGCACATCTGGAAGCTGCAG TGGGCCACCACCATCCTGGACATCGAACGCTCCTTCCCTGTCTTCCTGCGGAGAGCCTTCCGCTCGGGGGAGATGGTCACTGTGGGGAAGGGCACTGATGGGACGCCCGACCGCCGCTGGTGCTTCAG GGTGGATGAGGTGAACTGGTCCCACTGGAACCAGAATTTGGGCATCATCAGTGAGGACCCTGGCAAGAGCGACACGTACCAGTACTATGGCTTCTCCCACACAGTGGGCCGGCTGCGGAGAG ATCGCTGGTCGACGGTGGTGCCACGCGTGGTGGAGCTCAACAAGAGCTGCCAGccggaggaggtggtggtgccACTGGGGGCCGTGGGGAGAGCGGAGGCGCAGGAGCGGCGGCACGGCCAGGCCTCGAGCTCCCTGCTCTAG
- the FAM222A gene encoding protein FAM222A encodes MLACLQRTQNPPAQHLACPNKALEPRKCETAAPMHSPRYPSPAELDAYAQKVANSPLTIKIFPTNIRVPQHKHLNRTVNGYDTTGQRYSPYPLHASGYQGLLAIVKASGKSVVKNSEGKRTKLSPAQVGVAPYPASSTLAQGPSCAGQLSYHGAQKQLEGPVPPNVTVAASVLPLAGRSLALPPSNLPSIQSIIYQINQQCQAQGAQPGCPAVVATNPSPAKHGAFPGAAAYTGAVLPECRKGAELALGSNPAVALGPKAGVYPEGMDYLVWQQKQQQQHLRMYSGGSGGGGALSKSPETCAGASRPYALGSAAEKVSSSPLNCMHGNFSVGQYFAPPWNSILVTPNSDCYNPPELGAGPRELGVPPTEGLPSKTLCNTSILSSSLQSLEYLINDIHPPCIKEQMLGKGYETVSVPRLLDHQHAHIRLPVYR; translated from the coding sequence GTGAGACAGCAGCACCCATGCATTCCCCGCGCTACCCCAGCCCCGCCGAGCTGGACGCCTACGCACAGAAGGTGGCCAACAGCCCGCTGACCATCAAGATCTTCCCCACCAACATCAGGGTCCCCCAGCACAAGCACCTTAACCGGACGGTCAATGGCTACGACACCACGGGGCAGCGCTACAGCCCCTACCCCCTGCATGCCAGCGGCTACCAGGGTCTCCTGGCCATTGTCAAAGCCTCCGGTAAAAGCGTGGTGAAGAACTCGGAGGGGAAGCGGACTAAGCTGTCACCCGCCCAGGTCGGCGTCGCTCCCTACCCTGCGTCAAGCACTTTAGCTCAAGGTCCCTCCTGCGCCGGGCAGCTGAGCTACCACGGCGCCCAGAAGCAGCTGGAGGGTCCCGTGCCCCCCAACGTGACGGTGGcagcctctgtgctgccgcTGGCGGGCAGGAGCCTGGCCCTGCCGCCGTCCAACCTGCCCTCCATCCAGAGCATCATCTACCAGATCAATCAGCAGTGCCAGGCGCAGGGTGCCCAGCCGGGCTGCCCGGCCGTCGTGGCCACCAACCCCAGCCCGGCCAAGCACGGCGCCTTCCCCGGTGCCGCCGCGTATACCGGCGCTGTCCTGCCGGAGTGCCGCAAGGGTGCCGAGCTGGCGCTGGGCTCCAACCCAGCTGTGGCCCTGGGACCCAAGGCGGGCGTCTACCCTGAGGGCATGGACTACCTGGtctggcagcagaagcagcagcagcaacacctGCGAATGTACagcgggggcagcggcggcgggggggcccTCAGCAAGTCCCCTGAGACGTGCGCGGGTGCCTCACGCCCTTACGCCCTGGGCAGCGCGGCCGAGAAAGTGAGCTCGTCCCCCTTGAACTGCATGCATGGCAACTTCTCGGTGGGGCAGTACTTCGCCCCTCCCTGGAACAGCATCTTGGTGACCCCCAACAGCGACTGTTACAACCCACCGGAGCTGGGGGCCGGGCCCCGCGAGCTGGGAGTGCCCCCCACTGAGGGGCTCCCCAGCAAGACGCTCTGCAATACCTCCatcctcagcagcagcctccagtCCCTGGAGTATCTCATCAATGACATCCACCCACCCTGCATCAAGGAGCAGATGCTGGGCAAGGGCTACGAGACCGTCTCTGTGCCAAGGCTCTTGGACCACCAGCATGCCCACATCCGCCTGCCCGTCTACAGATAA